One stretch of Aquimarina sp. Aq107 DNA includes these proteins:
- a CDS encoding septum formation inhibitor Maf: MKKSLLLFGILGVLVIIACSNIKADENIKSTEKTSTENATSITKPTKELSEEFKKYWYAGNAEITSYKLEQARYGEMREGKAVLIYVTEDFLAKEQVKADYQNSDNIPVLKLNATKKFNTGIYPYSIMQSTFYPVADNQHAVKISSSMQEWCGHVYAQLNNRKKYELTSHSYFQGEADQNFELNKDILENELWAKIRIDPNELPQGDLKIIPSLEYCRLKHKEIKAYDAKATLQKDANYNTYTIEYLKLNRNISITFTASFPYEIESWTETFKSGFGSNAKELVTKATKLKSIKSPYWGKNSNKDEVLRKELGL; this comes from the coding sequence ATGAAAAAGTCATTGCTCCTTTTTGGGATACTAGGTGTTTTGGTAATTATTGCATGCAGCAATATCAAAGCAGATGAAAACATTAAAAGTACTGAAAAGACTAGTACAGAAAATGCAACTTCAATTACAAAACCTACAAAAGAACTTTCTGAAGAGTTTAAAAAATACTGGTATGCTGGAAATGCAGAAATAACATCGTACAAATTGGAACAAGCCAGATATGGTGAAATGAGAGAAGGAAAAGCTGTACTAATATATGTTACTGAAGATTTTTTGGCTAAAGAACAAGTAAAAGCGGATTACCAAAACTCTGATAATATTCCTGTCCTAAAATTAAATGCCACTAAAAAATTCAACACAGGAATATATCCATATTCAATTATGCAAAGTACTTTTTATCCTGTTGCTGATAATCAACATGCTGTAAAAATATCAAGTTCTATGCAAGAATGGTGTGGTCATGTATATGCGCAATTAAATAACAGAAAAAAGTATGAGCTTACGTCTCACTCTTATTTTCAAGGAGAAGCGGATCAAAACTTTGAATTAAACAAAGACATTCTTGAAAATGAGTTATGGGCTAAAATTCGAATTGATCCAAATGAATTACCACAAGGAGACTTAAAAATCATTCCTTCTTTAGAATACTGTAGACTTAAACATAAAGAAATTAAGGCATATGATGCGAAAGCTACCTTGCAAAAAGATGCAAATTATAATACATATACTATAGAATACCTCAAACTAAATCGAAACATAAGTATCACTTTTACCGCTTCTTTCCCTTATGAGATAGAAAGCTGGACAGAAACTTTTAAAAGTGGTTTTGGTTCTAATGCCAAAGAACTAGTTACAAAAGCAACGAAATTAAAAAGTATAAAATCTCCTTATTGGGGTAAGAATAGTAATAAAGATGAAGTTTTAAGAAAAGAATTAGGACTTTAA
- a CDS encoding YebC/PmpR family DNA-binding transcriptional regulator — protein MGRAFEFRKARKMKRWSAMSKAFTRIGKDIVMAVKEGGPDPASNSRLRAVIQNAKSVNMPKDNVERAIKKASDKDQSDYKEVLFEGYAPHGIAILVETATDNNNRTVANVRSYFNKCDGNLGTSGSVEFMFDHTCNFRINGEGLDPEELELEFIDFGAEEVFQDEDGILIYAPFGSFGAIQKELESREIEILSSGFERIPQVTKKLTAEQVADVEKLLEKIEEDDDVQNVYHTMEESSSDE, from the coding sequence ATGGGAAGAGCTTTTGAGTTCAGAAAGGCACGTAAAATGAAACGTTGGTCAGCAATGTCCAAAGCATTTACTCGTATTGGTAAAGATATTGTAATGGCTGTAAAAGAAGGTGGACCTGATCCAGCTTCTAATTCTCGTTTAAGGGCTGTAATACAGAATGCGAAGTCTGTAAATATGCCGAAAGATAATGTAGAGCGTGCCATTAAAAAAGCTTCTGACAAAGATCAAAGCGATTATAAAGAAGTACTTTTTGAAGGATATGCTCCTCACGGAATTGCTATTCTGGTAGAAACAGCAACTGACAATAACAATAGAACAGTAGCCAATGTAAGATCTTATTTCAACAAATGTGATGGGAACTTAGGAACCTCTGGTTCTGTAGAATTTATGTTTGATCATACCTGTAATTTCAGAATCAATGGAGAAGGATTAGACCCTGAAGAACTAGAGCTAGAATTTATTGATTTTGGTGCTGAAGAAGTATTTCAGGATGAAGATGGTATTTTAATATATGCGCCTTTTGGAAGTTTTGGAGCGATCCAAAAAGAATTAGAAAGTAGAGAAATTGAGATTTTATCTTCTGGATTCGAACGTATACCGCAAGTCACCAAAAAACTGACTGCAGAACAAGTTGCTGACGTAGAAAAACTTTTAGAAAAAATAGAGGAAGATGATGATGTACAAAATGTATATCATACTATGGAAGAATCTTCTTCTGATGAATAA
- a CDS encoding S41 family peptidase, with the protein MFRIIIILLVTYSSIAQTKYQKDFDYYWNTVDKYFAYFDTQQVDWNEVRRIYQPSVDTIQNGDDFIRLLEMTNNELFNGHVGLNTNLNSSSRMLPTGTDIWVTYENNKYTISAIRKGFLAEKAGLAIGMEVTAYNEIIISEAVKKFLPKSVSVHTNKMYEYAANLLLAGTHNTKRSINVNGSLTFNIENVKNKNVTELLASKVINDNIGYIKINNSLGNNNTIKAFDEVMQNLQDTKGIVLDLRDTPSGGNTTVARAIMGSFISKEAPYQQHNFIYEKRLFDVERKTIELVSPRGKTYKNTLVILCGRWTGSMGEGITIGFDGLNRAEIVGTGMGDLLGAIYQYTLPETKIGFQFPVEKLFHINGIPREDFIPKHYILDSQDQLQKAIDIINTSL; encoded by the coding sequence ATGTTTAGAATCATCATCATTTTATTAGTAACCTATAGTTCTATTGCGCAGACCAAGTATCAAAAAGACTTTGATTATTACTGGAATACAGTTGATAAATATTTTGCATATTTTGATACTCAGCAAGTCGATTGGAACGAAGTAAGAAGGATTTATCAACCTTCTGTGGACACGATTCAAAATGGTGATGATTTTATTCGTTTATTAGAAATGACTAATAATGAGTTGTTTAATGGTCATGTAGGTCTTAATACTAATTTGAATTCTTCTAGCAGAATGCTGCCTACAGGTACAGATATTTGGGTTACCTACGAAAATAATAAATATACTATATCAGCCATTAGAAAAGGTTTTCTTGCAGAAAAAGCAGGATTAGCAATAGGAATGGAGGTGACGGCATATAATGAAATTATAATTTCAGAAGCTGTAAAAAAGTTTTTACCCAAAAGTGTTAGTGTACATACTAATAAAATGTATGAATATGCAGCAAATCTTTTATTGGCCGGAACACATAATACTAAAAGAAGTATTAATGTTAATGGCTCATTAACATTCAATATTGAAAATGTAAAGAATAAGAATGTTACAGAATTATTGGCTTCTAAAGTGATAAATGATAATATTGGTTATATTAAAATCAATAACTCCTTAGGAAATAACAATACTATTAAAGCTTTTGATGAAGTAATGCAGAATCTTCAGGATACCAAAGGTATTGTTTTAGATCTTAGAGATACCCCTAGCGGAGGTAACACAACAGTTGCTAGAGCTATTATGGGATCTTTTATAAGTAAAGAAGCACCCTATCAACAACATAATTTTATTTACGAAAAAAGATTGTTTGATGTAGAAAGAAAAACAATCGAGCTAGTTTCTCCTAGAGGAAAAACATATAAGAATACTTTGGTAATTCTTTGCGGTCGATGGACTGGTAGTATGGGAGAAGGTATAACAATTGGATTTGACGGACTAAATAGAGCAGAAATAGTTGGTACTGGTATGGGTGATTTATTAGGAGCAATTTATCAATATACACTACCAGAAACTAAAATTGGATTTCAATTTCCGGTAGAAAAGTTATTTCATATAAATGGGATTCCTAGAGAAGATTTTATACCAAAACATTATATCTTAGATTCTCAAGATCAATTGCAAAAAGCTATTGATATCATCAATACATCTTTATAA
- a CDS encoding response regulator transcription factor yields the protein MKHILLAEDDFDFGSILKQYLELHGYSVVWAQDGKEALQVFSEKQFDICVFDVMMPKMDGFTLAEKVIEINPEVPFVFLTAKKMKEDKIRGLKLGADDYIVKPFEADILVLRLQNILKRSQRIETIREEVITIGNYKFEATNHCLTLHGERQKLTEKETVLIQYLYDHKNTMIKRENLLKDVWGNDDFFSGRSMDVFISRLRKYFKQDNKIKIESVRGVGLTFNLE from the coding sequence ATGAAGCATATATTATTAGCAGAAGATGATTTTGATTTCGGAAGTATTTTAAAACAATATTTAGAGCTTCATGGATACAGTGTAGTTTGGGCTCAGGATGGGAAAGAGGCTTTACAAGTATTCTCCGAAAAACAGTTTGATATATGTGTGTTTGATGTAATGATGCCAAAAATGGATGGTTTTACATTGGCAGAAAAAGTAATAGAAATCAATCCAGAAGTTCCATTTGTTTTTCTAACAGCTAAGAAAATGAAGGAGGATAAAATACGTGGATTAAAATTGGGAGCTGATGATTATATAGTTAAACCTTTTGAAGCTGATATTTTAGTTTTAAGACTTCAAAATATTTTAAAAAGATCTCAGAGAATTGAAACTATTCGCGAAGAAGTTATCACAATTGGTAATTATAAGTTTGAGGCAACTAATCACTGTCTAACACTACATGGAGAACGACAGAAACTTACAGAAAAAGAAACAGTTTTGATTCAATATTTATATGATCATAAAAACACCATGATCAAAAGAGAAAATTTATTAAAAGACGTTTGGGGTAATGATGACTTCTTTTCAGGTAGAAGTATGGATGTGTTTATTAGTAGGTTACGAAAATATTTTAAACAGGATAATAAAATAAAAATAGAGAGCGTAAGGGGAGTAGGGCTCACCTTTAATTTGGAATAA
- a CDS encoding sensor histidine kinase KdpD, translating to MKKKINILITTSAMALIALCAIQAYLIHNTYQLKKDVFIKETKKAISNIDNTVEMDSLAEAWYVYLSENLIEYKKNNIQKKEALNRFRPITDSLNHLFVDYYKKEIANRNLEYDIQYKKDIKSIVIFDGEEMDSIFSASSGENVYSFGEKFPKEDEVVMSKARWFTDMDYENEINNDMINVSLDIEVRTVDYINIIGWKKIVFKQMATLFIFSILLFLFVVSLMFYSIRNLIRQKKLADIKTDFINNITHELKTPMATLGIATKSLKKAEIQNSPEAFSNTLDILDRQNSRLQKLVDQVVTNSLGSEEIILNKEEILADTYFKNVLKDFELSVQDMDVTVSSKIEFREVYFSIDKFMFTTALLNILDNAVKYGKEKVDIVFRTYLKDDMYEISIHDNGIGISEKEQRKIFEKFYRITKGDIHDVKGLGLGLFFTNQIVKAHQGNIKLESKQDLGTTFTITIPTKI from the coding sequence ATGAAGAAAAAGATAAACATACTGATCACAACATCCGCCATGGCGTTAATAGCATTATGTGCAATACAGGCGTATTTGATACATAATACCTATCAATTAAAAAAAGATGTCTTTATCAAAGAAACTAAAAAAGCCATTAGTAATATAGATAATACTGTAGAGATGGATTCTTTGGCAGAGGCATGGTATGTTTACTTAAGTGAAAATCTAATAGAATATAAGAAGAATAATATCCAAAAGAAAGAAGCATTGAATAGGTTTAGACCTATAACAGATTCTCTAAATCATTTATTTGTAGATTATTATAAAAAGGAAATTGCAAATAGGAATTTAGAATACGATATACAATATAAAAAGGATATTAAAAGTATTGTAATTTTTGATGGAGAAGAGATGGATTCTATTTTTTCGGCATCAAGTGGAGAAAATGTTTATTCTTTTGGAGAAAAGTTTCCTAAAGAAGATGAAGTAGTGATGAGTAAAGCTCGTTGGTTTACTGATATGGACTATGAAAATGAAATAAATAATGATATGATAAATGTTTCATTAGATATAGAAGTGAGAACAGTAGATTATATCAATATTATAGGATGGAAGAAGATAGTATTTAAGCAGATGGCAACATTATTTATTTTCTCTATTCTTTTATTCCTTTTTGTAGTAAGTCTAATGTTTTATTCCATTAGAAACCTAATTCGTCAGAAAAAACTAGCGGATATAAAAACAGATTTTATTAATAACATCACTCACGAACTTAAGACTCCTATGGCTACTCTAGGTATTGCTACTAAGAGTTTAAAGAAAGCTGAAATACAGAATTCTCCAGAAGCATTTTCTAATACGTTGGACATTTTAGACCGTCAAAATAGCAGGTTGCAGAAGTTAGTAGATCAAGTGGTAACGAATAGTTTAGGATCCGAAGAAATAATACTTAACAAAGAAGAAATATTAGCAGATACTTATTTTAAGAATGTTTTAAAGGATTTTGAATTATCTGTTCAGGATATGGATGTTACCGTAAGTTCTAAGATCGAGTTTAGAGAAGTATATTTTAGTATTGATAAGTTTATGTTTACCACAGCATTACTTAATATTCTGGATAATGCAGTGAAATATGGTAAAGAAAAAGTGGATATAGTCTTTAGAACCTATCTTAAAGATGATATGTATGAGATCTCAATCCATGATAATGGAATTGGAATTTCTGAAAAAGAGCAACGTAAAATTTTTGAAAAGTTTTATCGTATTACAAAGGGAGATATCCATGATGTAAAAGGCTTAGGGCTAGGGCTTTTTTTTACTAATCAAATTGTAAAGGCACATCAAGGTAATATCAAATTAGAAAGCAAGCAAGATTTAGGGACAACGTTCACAATAACAATACCGACAAAAATATAA
- a CDS encoding 4a-hydroxytetrahydrobiopterin dehydratase, with the protein MMKLTETEITSRLKTMDGWEYEDNAIHTSFEFENFKDAFSAMSRIAFEAEALNHHPDWSNVYNVVNISLSTHDADGVTENDFKLAKAIDGIVEEE; encoded by the coding sequence ATTATGAAATTAACCGAAACAGAAATTACAAGTCGATTAAAAACAATGGATGGATGGGAATATGAAGACAATGCAATCCATACTTCTTTTGAATTCGAAAATTTTAAAGATGCTTTTTCAGCGATGTCACGTATAGCTTTTGAGGCAGAAGCACTAAATCATCACCCAGATTGGTCTAATGTATACAACGTAGTTAACATCTCATTATCTACCCATGATGCAGATGGTGTTACCGAAAATGACTTTAAATTAGCAAAAGCCATCGACGGAATTGTAGAAGAAGAATAA
- a CDS encoding geranylgeranylglycerol-phosphate geranylgeranyltransferase, which translates to MQAYLKLIKFDNLILIALAQLFIKYGLFEPFDIDVTLNAFGISLLIISTISLVAAANVMLYIQDKEQSETIVSEKVLNRLFIIFNVIGVGIGFYLSNIIGIPKLAALFIVVSGIFYIYTTYLKEILVLKNIIIGILMALGLIAVTIFDLLPAITEQNRASQKVIFLIVVDYSIFAFIIVTIREIVKDCLHVDRDHNTGLPTIPISLGKDRTAKLIGGLTILPIGMIIYYVYTYLFNNSTAVIIVLGLLVAPLLYFMFKSWGAESNKDFKTLSLILKIVLFLASLSLLLYQFILK; encoded by the coding sequence ATGCAAGCATATTTAAAGCTGATTAAATTTGATAATCTCATTCTTATAGCCTTAGCACAATTATTTATTAAATATGGTCTTTTTGAACCGTTTGATATAGACGTTACGCTAAATGCATTCGGAATTTCGCTTTTAATTATTTCCACTATTTCTTTAGTGGCCGCAGCAAATGTTATGTTATATATTCAGGATAAAGAACAATCAGAGACGATTGTATCTGAAAAAGTCTTAAACCGTCTTTTTATAATATTTAATGTTATAGGAGTTGGTATTGGTTTTTATTTATCTAATATCATCGGAATACCCAAATTAGCTGCTTTGTTTATAGTGGTATCAGGTATATTTTATATTTATACTACCTATCTAAAAGAAATATTAGTTTTAAAAAATATCATTATTGGTATTCTTATGGCTTTGGGATTGATAGCTGTGACTATTTTTGACTTGCTTCCTGCTATTACTGAGCAAAATAGAGCTTCACAAAAGGTTATTTTTTTAATTGTTGTAGACTATTCCATTTTTGCTTTTATAATTGTTACTATTAGAGAAATTGTAAAAGACTGTTTGCATGTTGATAGAGATCACAATACAGGTTTACCGACAATACCAATTAGTTTAGGAAAAGATCGTACCGCAAAATTAATTGGAGGCCTAACGATACTACCAATAGGTATGATTATTTATTATGTATATACATATTTATTCAATAATTCTACTGCTGTCATCATAGTTTTGGGGTTACTCGTTGCACCTCTACTATATTTTATGTTTAAAAGTTGGGGAGCAGAAAGCAATAAAGATTTTAAAACCTTAAGCCTTATATTAAAAATTGTGCTATTCTTAGCCTCATTATCTCTATTACTTTATCAATTTATTCTAAAATAA
- a CDS encoding Maf-like protein produces the protein MLKQVLKDYDLILASGSPRRQQFFKDLDLDFTIQLKQVNEIYPNHLKAAEISDYLAKLKAAEFTELKKNDILITSDTIVWHQNIALGKPKNLADAKNMIASLSGKTHEVITSVCFKTQTATKIINQTTKVTFKELSSEEITYYVDTFSPLDKAGSYGIQEWIGHIGITNIEGSYFNVMGLPIQLVYETLIELARS, from the coding sequence ATGCTTAAACAAGTATTAAAAGATTATGACCTAATTCTGGCATCAGGATCTCCAAGAAGACAACAGTTTTTTAAAGATTTAGATTTAGATTTTACAATTCAGTTAAAACAAGTAAATGAAATATACCCCAATCACCTTAAAGCGGCAGAAATCTCTGATTATTTGGCTAAACTAAAAGCTGCGGAGTTTACAGAATTAAAAAAAAATGATATTCTAATAACCAGTGACACGATTGTCTGGCATCAGAATATAGCATTAGGAAAACCTAAAAACCTAGCAGATGCTAAAAACATGATCGCTTCTTTATCAGGAAAAACTCATGAAGTAATTACCTCAGTGTGTTTTAAAACTCAAACGGCTACCAAAATTATTAATCAAACTACCAAAGTAACCTTTAAAGAACTAAGTAGTGAAGAAATAACATACTATGTAGATACTTTTTCTCCATTAGATAAAGCGGGTTCTTATGGAATACAAGAATGGATTGGACATATTGGAATTACTAATATAGAAGGCAGCTATTTCAATGTAATGGGATTACCCATACAACTTGTTTATGAAACGTTAATAGAACTTGCCAGATCATAG
- a CDS encoding DUF4126 domain-containing protein, translated as MQETIISICLGVGLAASVGFRVFLPLLAVSLAGHYGAIPLNSDWEWVGSNTALIVLSIATVVEILAYYIPWFDNLLDTIAIPLAAIAGTAVMVSTVANLSPVVTWALAIIAGGGTAATVKSTMGASRLTSSATTGGLANPIIATAETGTATIMSVLSVFLPFIAIIMVILLFFGLRKVYKKLFTRSSRKSI; from the coding sequence ATGCAAGAAACAATAATAAGTATATGCTTAGGAGTTGGATTAGCTGCATCTGTTGGGTTTAGAGTGTTTTTACCTTTGTTGGCAGTTAGTTTGGCAGGACATTATGGAGCGATTCCTTTAAATTCTGATTGGGAGTGGGTAGGGAGTAATACGGCTTTAATCGTTTTATCTATAGCTACAGTAGTTGAGATATTGGCTTACTACATTCCTTGGTTTGATAATTTATTAGATACTATAGCGATTCCACTAGCAGCAATTGCGGGAACAGCGGTTATGGTATCAACCGTTGCTAATTTAAGTCCTGTAGTTACATGGGCTCTTGCTATTATTGCTGGTGGAGGAACAGCGGCAACTGTAAAAAGTACAATGGGAGCATCTAGGTTAACATCATCTGCTACAACAGGTGGATTAGCCAATCCTATAATTGCGACAGCAGAAACAGGTACAGCGACAATTATGTCGGTATTATCTGTATTTCTGCCGTTCATAGCAATTATTATGGTAATACTATTGTTTTTTGGTTTAAGAAAAGTTTATAAAAAACTATTCACTCGCTCTTCCAGAAAATCGATTTAA
- a CDS encoding 1-acyl-sn-glycerol-3-phosphate acyltransferase: MTRLASFIFYKIMRWKMIGDFSSDTIKKCVVIAVPHTSWHDFYLGLLIRKVNRVKISFMGKKELFKWPFGWYFRKVGGIALDRTPGQNKVEAIAKEFEKRDELRLTLAPEGTRKKVSTWKTGFYYIAIAAEVPIIMVAFDFGKKRVVISDPFYPTNNLDKDLQFMYAFFKDVKGKVPEYSFEPEI, from the coding sequence ATGACAAGACTAGCATCTTTTATATTTTATAAAATAATGCGATGGAAGATGATAGGCGATTTTAGTAGTGATACTATTAAAAAATGCGTAGTCATAGCGGTACCTCATACTAGTTGGCATGATTTTTATTTGGGATTATTGATCCGAAAGGTAAATCGAGTAAAAATAAGCTTCATGGGTAAAAAAGAACTTTTTAAATGGCCATTTGGTTGGTATTTTAGAAAAGTAGGAGGGATAGCTTTAGATAGAACACCTGGACAGAATAAAGTCGAAGCAATTGCAAAAGAATTTGAAAAACGTGATGAGTTAAGATTAACTTTAGCTCCAGAAGGAACTAGAAAGAAGGTATCTACTTGGAAAACAGGTTTCTACTATATAGCTATAGCTGCAGAAGTACCTATTATTATGGTTGCTTTTGATTTTGGAAAGAAAAGAGTAGTGATCTCTGATCCCTTTTATCCTACAAATAATCTTGATAAAGATCTACAATTTATGTATGCTTTTTTCAAGGATGTGAAGGGAAAAGTACCTGAATATAGTTTTGAACCAGAAATTTAG
- a CDS encoding ATP-dependent RecD-like DNA helicase, giving the protein MRETEFYQLLKDDFPFELTLKQDIVLQKLSTFILSSTKDSLFLLKGYAGTGKTTLIGTLVKNLWKAKLSSVLLAPTGRAAKVITNYSGRHAQTIHRNIYYPKKNSSGGLAFQLKQNKNRNTIFIVDEASMIPDTPSDSKLFENGSLLDDLMMYVYSGHNCKVLFIGDTAQLPPVKLEVSPALDPDTLSMGFNKDVIQIELDEVVRQAENSGVLMNATSLRELLNDGFYESFQFDVQGYPDIIRLVDGHDIMDALNDSYASSGHEESVIILRSNKRANIYNQQIRSRILFQEEELSAGDYLMVVKNNYFWLDTKSEAGFIANGDIIKILEIYAIKELYGFRFAEVKITMVDYPDQKPLETVLILDTLTSETPSLSYEDSNKLYQEVMKDFEGEKSKYKKFLGVKNNKFFNGLQVKFSYAITCHKSQGGQWDTVFIEQPYLPDGVNKDYLRWLYTAVTRAKEKLYLIGFKDDFFIEN; this is encoded by the coding sequence ATGAGGGAAACAGAGTTTTATCAATTATTAAAAGATGATTTTCCTTTTGAACTGACTCTAAAACAGGATATTGTACTTCAGAAGCTTTCTACTTTTATTTTATCAAGTACGAAAGACTCACTTTTTTTATTAAAAGGGTATGCGGGAACAGGAAAAACAACTTTAATAGGAACTTTAGTAAAAAATCTATGGAAAGCGAAGTTAAGTTCTGTTTTATTAGCTCCTACGGGTCGAGCTGCAAAGGTGATTACTAATTATTCAGGAAGACATGCGCAAACCATTCATAGGAATATTTATTATCCTAAAAAGAACAGTAGTGGAGGACTTGCTTTTCAGTTAAAACAAAACAAAAATAGGAACACGATTTTTATCGTAGATGAAGCCTCTATGATCCCTGATACACCCAGCGATAGTAAGTTGTTTGAGAATGGCTCATTACTAGATGACCTAATGATGTATGTGTACTCTGGTCATAACTGTAAAGTTTTATTTATAGGAGATACAGCACAGTTACCGCCTGTAAAATTAGAAGTTAGTCCAGCACTAGATCCAGACACATTATCGATGGGATTTAATAAAGATGTGATACAAATAGAATTAGATGAAGTTGTGCGACAAGCCGAGAATAGCGGTGTTTTAATGAATGCGACCTCATTACGAGAATTGTTAAATGATGGTTTTTATGAATCTTTTCAGTTTGACGTACAAGGATATCCTGATATTATTAGATTGGTAGACGGGCACGATATTATGGACGCTTTAAATGATTCGTACGCAAGTTCCGGTCACGAAGAATCAGTTATTATATTAAGGTCTAATAAAAGAGCCAATATATATAACCAACAAATTAGATCCAGAATACTATTTCAAGAAGAGGAGCTTTCCGCTGGAGATTATTTAATGGTTGTAAAGAATAATTATTTTTGGTTGGATACTAAAAGCGAGGCAGGATTTATCGCGAATGGCGATATTATAAAAATACTTGAAATTTATGCAATAAAAGAATTGTATGGTTTTCGTTTTGCTGAAGTAAAAATTACCATGGTTGATTATCCTGATCAAAAACCATTAGAAACCGTGCTTATTTTGGATACATTAACTTCTGAAACACCTTCGTTGTCCTACGAAGACTCTAATAAGTTGTATCAGGAAGTAATGAAAGATTTTGAAGGAGAAAAGTCGAAGTATAAAAAGTTTTTAGGGGTTAAAAATAATAAGTTTTTTAATGGCTTGCAGGTTAAATTCTCTTACGCAATTACTTGTCACAAATCTCAGGGAGGACAATGGGATACGGTATTTATAGAACAGCCATATCTTCCTGATGGTGTTAATAAGGATTATCTACGATGGTTGTATACTGCGGTTACTAGAGCAAAAGAAAAATTGTATCTTATCGGGTTTAAAGACGATTTTTTTATCGAAAATTAA